The Rana temporaria chromosome 13, aRanTem1.1, whole genome shotgun sequence genome has a window encoding:
- the LOC120920132 gene encoding Fc receptor-like A: YYISDNVILQRPPSAIYEGDPLTLRCHHWRYYDATNTKFYKDDQEIKSSESDSTFHIPNIRRSQSGLYKCTQQLHHYERSNVEEHSDVSFISVKELFSPPEIKVTPSRVIEGDEMTVRCDTRLDPLRGGTELHFAFYRDGRTVQGYNVSDTYRVRSSQLEDSGNYTCEVRTAPDTVRKMSDGIYIQIHELFSPPQIKEPSYIVTELDEMTVRCDTRLDPLRGGTELHFAFYRDGRAVRGYDVSDIYRVRSSQLEDSGNYTCEVRTTSDTVRKMSDGLHIQIQELSECEEDE, from the exons tattacatttcagaTAATGTCATCCTGCAGAGACCCCCATCTGCCATCTATGAAGGAGACCCCCTGACTCTGAGATGTCATCATTGGAGATATTATGATGCAACAAACACAAAATTCTACAAGGATGATCAGGAGATAAAATCATCAGAATCTGACTCCACATTCCATATTCCTAATATAAGGAGGAGTCAGTCTGGACTCTACAAATGTACTCAACAATTACACCATTATGAGAGATCAAATGTGGAAGAGCACTCAGATGTCTCCTTTATCTCTGTGAAAG AGCTCTTCTCTCCTCcagaaataaaagtgaccccGTCCAGGGTAATAGAAGGAGATGAGATGACGGTGAGATGTGACACCAGACTGGATCCTCTCAGAGGCGGCACAGAGCTGCACTTTGCCTTCTACAGAGATGGACGGACTGTGCAGGGatacaatgtatctgatacatacAGAGTGCGGTCATCTCagctggaggattctgggaattataCCTGTGAAGTGAGGACGGCGCCTGACACTGTGAGGAAGATGAGTGATGGGATCTATATCCAGATACATG agctcttctctcctccacaAATTAAGGAGCCCTCATACATTGTAACAGAACTAGATGAGATGACGGTGAGATGTGACACCAGACTGGATCCTCTCAGAGGCGGCACAGAGCTGCACTTTGCCTTTTACAGAGATGGACGGGCTGTGCGGGGATACGATGTATCTGATATATACAGAGTGCGGTCATCTCagctggaggattctgggaattataCCTGTGAAGTGAGGACGACGTCTGACACTGTGAGGAAGATGAGTGATGGGCTCCATATCCAGATACAAG AGCTCTCAGAATGTGAGGAAGATGAGTGA